One window of Fusobacterium sp. SYSU M8D902 genomic DNA carries:
- the dprA gene encoding DNA-processing protein DprA → MRGLEWYRLKVVDIKDRTFRILLKFFEEYEDIFKVDKRVLQDSYKLEIEEIEKIWDSQKVDLKEEIERLRENRVSLLFIKDGDYPEELKNIAKPPIFMYYRGDISILKGKKIGVVGTRRPTSYGKIACEKLVRELVENGVTTVSGLASGIDRICHQKTLENGGKSIAIVGSGLDVVYPKENERLWQELGEKGLIMSEYPLGTLPYAYNFPMRNRVIVGISQGITVVESKIKGGSLITAELALEEGREVFAIPGEIFSPVSEGCNNLIKNSSAKLVTSVEDILDEFNWKKRASEEKKKLNLTEYEEKIYNVLEREKNLDEIIMATLMKPGEILSILMDLEVKKVVMSVPGGKYRRKI, encoded by the coding sequence GTGAGGGGCTTGGAGTGGTATAGGTTAAAAGTGGTGGATATAAAAGACAGGACATTTAGAATACTACTGAAGTTCTTTGAAGAGTATGAAGATATTTTTAAAGTTGATAAAAGAGTGTTACAAGATAGCTACAAATTGGAGATTGAAGAGATAGAAAAGATTTGGGACTCTCAAAAAGTAGACTTGAAAGAGGAGATAGAAAGATTAAGAGAGAATAGAGTGTCTCTTCTTTTTATCAAAGATGGAGATTATCCAGAGGAGTTAAAAAATATAGCAAAGCCACCAATATTTATGTATTATAGAGGAGATATTTCTATTTTAAAAGGGAAAAAGATAGGGGTAGTAGGAACAAGGAGGCCCACCTCATATGGAAAGATAGCTTGTGAAAAATTAGTAAGAGAGTTGGTGGAAAATGGAGTAACAACTGTCAGTGGACTAGCAAGTGGAATTGATAGAATCTGTCATCAAAAAACATTGGAAAATGGGGGAAAGAGCATAGCAATTGTGGGTAGTGGATTGGATGTGGTATACCCTAAAGAGAATGAGAGATTATGGCAAGAGTTGGGAGAAAAGGGATTAATTATGAGTGAATATCCCTTAGGAACGTTGCCATATGCTTACAATTTTCCAATGAGAAATAGAGTAATAGTTGGAATTTCACAAGGTATAACAGTGGTTGAAAGTAAGATAAAAGGTGGAAGTTTAATTACAGCTGAATTGGCATTGGAGGAGGGAAGAGAGGTATTTGCAATCCCTGGTGAGATCTTTTCTCCTGTGTCAGAGGGGTGTAATAATCTTATAAAAAATTCGAGTGCTAAATTAGTAACCTCTGTAGAGGATATATTAGATGAATTTAATTGGAAAAAGAGAGCAAGTGAGGAAAAAAAGAAATTAAATTTGACAGAATATGAAGAAAAAATATACAATGTTCTTGAGAGAGAAAAAAATCTAGATGAGATTATTATGGCAACTTTGATGAAACCAGGTGAAATACTATCTATTTTAATGGATTTAGAAGTAAAAAAAGTGGTGATGAGTGTTCCTGGAGGAAAGTATAGGAGAAAAATTTAA
- the topA gene encoding type I DNA topoisomerase, with protein sequence MAKTTDKKNLVIVESPAKAKTIEKILGKNFQVVASFGHVRDLPKSKLGVDVENNFTPSYSTIKGKGDVIKNLKALAKKSDKVYLASDPDREGEAIAWHIAYALKLDENDTNRIEFNEITEHAIKESITHPRQIDMNKVNAQQARRILDRLVGYGISSLLWKSIASNTSAGRVQSVALKLICDLENEIKKFVPVKFWEVKGDFSNKLKLALYKVEGKKVDRLTDGNIVKEIKSIEKKEFTISEAKVSKRTKNSPLPLKTSTLQQLASSYLGFSASKTMRVAQGLYEGIDVNGTHKGLITYMRTDSTRISEDAQEMAKNYILENFGKEYLGVKKESKSKQKIQDAHEAIRPTDINLTPSILEVSLDKDQLKLYKLIWERFLISQLAPMKYEQFELVATYDKFDFRGTINKIIFDGYYKIFKDEDELPLGDFPEIKIGDKTKLEKLHIKEDFTKPPSRFTESSLVKKLEAEGIGRPSTYASIIETLKKREYVKIEGKSFIPTELGFEIEDALDKNFPNIMNVKFTAEMENQLDEVAEGEENWITLLSVFYKELKEYIDKFAEKVEEEANRRIESDVPCSCGKGNMILKTGRFGRYLACPEVDKDGECKEKISLKGIDIPAEEIKQGKIFVRDKVEELVKTKQGKATDVKTENGDMYLLKVGRFGSYLESEKYAQDNLRMPLPPEIRKALANNQIQEKDGVMKINAELSKLLAEDEKILKEAGVCEKCGRPFKIGRGRWGKFLACTGYPECKNIRKIDKK encoded by the coding sequence GTGGCAAAGACAACAGATAAAAAAAATTTAGTAATAGTTGAGTCACCAGCGAAAGCTAAGACAATTGAAAAAATTTTGGGAAAGAATTTTCAGGTTGTAGCATCATTTGGACATGTGAGAGATTTACCTAAGAGTAAATTAGGAGTGGATGTGGAGAATAATTTTACTCCGTCATACTCTACAATCAAGGGAAAAGGTGATGTAATAAAGAATCTTAAAGCTTTGGCAAAAAAATCAGATAAAGTTTATCTAGCATCTGACCCTGATAGAGAAGGAGAGGCAATAGCTTGGCACATAGCTTATGCTTTAAAATTAGATGAAAACGACACTAATAGAATAGAGTTTAATGAGATAACTGAACACGCAATAAAGGAATCGATTACTCATCCGAGACAGATCGATATGAACAAGGTCAATGCCCAACAAGCTAGAAGAATATTGGATAGATTGGTAGGATATGGAATAAGTTCGCTGCTTTGGAAGAGTATAGCTTCTAATACCAGTGCTGGTAGAGTGCAATCAGTGGCTTTAAAACTTATTTGCGATTTAGAAAATGAGATAAAAAAATTCGTGCCAGTAAAATTTTGGGAGGTAAAGGGAGATTTTTCCAACAAACTAAAATTAGCTCTATATAAAGTAGAAGGAAAAAAAGTTGATAGATTAACTGATGGTAATATTGTAAAAGAGATAAAATCAATAGAGAAAAAGGAATTTACAATTAGTGAGGCTAAGGTAAGTAAGAGAACTAAGAACTCACCACTACCTTTAAAGACTAGTACTTTACAGCAGTTAGCTTCATCATATTTGGGATTTTCAGCTTCCAAAACTATGAGAGTGGCACAAGGGCTATATGAGGGTATAGATGTAAATGGAACTCATAAAGGTTTGATTACTTATATGAGAACAGACTCTACAAGAATCTCTGAAGATGCTCAAGAGATGGCTAAAAACTATATTTTAGAGAACTTTGGTAAAGAGTATCTAGGAGTGAAAAAAGAGAGTAAAAGTAAGCAGAAGATTCAAGATGCTCACGAGGCAATACGTCCAACAGATATAAACTTAACTCCAAGTATATTGGAGGTCTCTTTAGATAAGGATCAATTGAAATTATATAAATTGATTTGGGAGAGATTTTTGATATCTCAATTAGCTCCAATGAAGTATGAACAGTTTGAATTGGTAGCTACATATGATAAATTTGACTTTAGAGGAACAATCAATAAGATAATATTTGATGGTTATTATAAAATATTTAAAGATGAAGATGAATTGCCATTAGGAGATTTCCCAGAGATTAAGATAGGGGATAAAACTAAATTAGAAAAATTACATATTAAAGAGGATTTCACAAAACCACCTTCAAGATTTACAGAGTCATCTCTTGTAAAAAAATTGGAGGCAGAGGGAATAGGAAGACCTTCAACTTATGCTTCGATAATAGAGACATTGAAGAAGAGAGAGTATGTAAAAATAGAGGGGAAAAGCTTTATTCCAACAGAGTTGGGATTTGAGATAGAAGATGCTTTAGATAAAAACTTTCCAAATATAATGAATGTAAAATTTACAGCTGAAATGGAGAATCAATTGGACGAGGTGGCAGAGGGAGAAGAGAACTGGATAACTCTACTTTCTGTATTCTATAAGGAGTTAAAAGAGTACATAGACAAGTTTGCTGAGAAGGTAGAGGAGGAAGCTAATCGTAGAATAGAATCAGATGTACCTTGTAGCTGTGGTAAGGGAAATATGATATTAAAAACAGGAAGGTTTGGAAGATATCTAGCTTGTCCAGAGGTTGATAAGGACGGGGAGTGCAAGGAAAAAATATCTTTGAAAGGGATAGATATTCCAGCTGAAGAGATAAAACAAGGTAAGATCTTTGTGAGAGATAAGGTAGAAGAATTAGTTAAAACTAAGCAGGGAAAAGCTACAGATGTAAAAACTGAAAATGGAGATATGTATCTATTGAAAGTTGGAAGATTTGGTAGCTATTTAGAGAGTGAAAAATATGCTCAAGATAATTTAAGAATGCCATTACCACCAGAGATAAGAAAAGCTTTAGCTAACAATCAGATTCAAGAGAAAGATGGAGTTATGAAGATAAATGCAGAGCTTTCAAAACTATTAGCTGAAGATGAGAAGATCTTAAAAGAAGCTGGGGTATGTGAAAAATGTGGAAGACCATTTAAAATTGGTAGAGGAAGATGGGGTAAATTCCTAGCTTGTACAGGATACCCAGAGTGTAAGAATATAAGAAAGATAGATAAAAAATAA
- the trmFO gene encoding methylenetetrahydrofolate--tRNA-(uracil(54)-C(5))-methyltransferase (FADH(2)-oxidizing) TrmFO — MTNKEVIVVGAGLAGSEAAYQLGKRGIKVKLYEMKRHKKTEAHKSDDFAELVCSNSLGADNLANASGLMKEELRRLDSLVIKSADRNRVPAGQALAVDRDGFSQEITRVLKEMENVEIIEEELTEIPEDKIVLIASGPLTSEGLSKKIAEITHSDYLYFYDAAAPIVTLESINMDIAYRQSRYGKGEGEYINCPMDKEQYYNFYNALIAAERAPLKAFEEEKIFDACMPVERIAMTGERTLVFGPLKPKGLINPKTDKMDYAVVQLRQDDKEGKLYNLVGFQTNLKWGEQKRVFSMIPGLENAEFIRYGVMHRNTFINSTQLLDESLKLKTRDNVYFAGQITGSEGYVSSVATGMMAAINIANRLSGKEPFVLDDRSAIGAMVKYITEDKKNFQPMGPNFGIIRSLDERIRDKKERYNKISTIALEYLDTRLADVK, encoded by the coding sequence ATGACAAATAAAGAGGTAATAGTAGTAGGAGCTGGACTTGCTGGAAGTGAGGCAGCTTATCAACTTGGTAAAAGAGGGATAAAAGTTAAACTTTATGAGATGAAGAGACATAAGAAGACAGAAGCTCATAAAAGTGATGATTTTGCTGAGTTAGTGTGTAGTAATTCATTGGGAGCGGATAACCTAGCCAATGCATCAGGACTTATGAAAGAGGAGTTAAGAAGATTAGATTCGTTGGTAATAAAGAGTGCAGATAGAAATAGAGTTCCAGCAGGACAAGCTCTAGCTGTGGATAGAGATGGATTCTCTCAAGAGATAACTAGAGTTTTAAAAGAGATGGAGAATGTAGAGATAATCGAAGAGGAGTTAACTGAGATACCAGAGGATAAGATTGTTCTTATTGCTTCAGGACCACTTACATCTGAAGGATTATCTAAAAAGATTGCTGAGATTACTCATAGTGATTATCTATATTTTTATGATGCAGCAGCTCCAATAGTTACATTGGAGTCGATAAATATGGATATAGCATACAGACAGTCTCGTTATGGTAAGGGTGAGGGAGAGTATATAAATTGCCCAATGGATAAGGAGCAGTATTATAACTTCTACAATGCTCTAATAGCTGCAGAAAGAGCTCCATTAAAAGCATTTGAGGAGGAGAAAATATTTGATGCTTGTATGCCAGTAGAGAGAATAGCTATGACTGGGGAGAGAACACTTGTATTTGGACCATTAAAACCAAAAGGGCTTATAAATCCTAAAACAGATAAGATGGATTATGCAGTTGTTCAATTGAGACAGGATGATAAAGAGGGAAAATTATATAACTTAGTAGGTTTTCAAACAAATTTGAAATGGGGAGAGCAGAAGAGAGTTTTCTCTATGATACCTGGGCTTGAAAATGCGGAGTTTATAAGATATGGAGTTATGCATAGAAATACATTTATAAATTCAACTCAATTATTAGATGAGAGTTTAAAATTAAAAACTAGAGACAATGTGTATTTTGCAGGTCAGATCACAGGAAGTGAAGGTTATGTATCCTCTGTGGCTACAGGAATGATGGCTGCTATAAATATAGCTAATAGATTGTCAGGAAAAGAGCCATTTGTATTAGATGACAGAAGTGCTATTGGAGCAATGGTTAAATATATAACTGAGGATAAGAAAAACTTTCAACCAATGGGACCAAATTTTGGAATTATAAGAAGCTTAGATGAGAGAATAAGAGATAAAAAAGAGAGATATAACAAGATCTCTACAATAGCTTTAGAGTATTTAGATACTAGATTAGCTGATGTTAAATAA
- the xseA gene encoding exodeoxyribonuclease VII large subunit — MFEERTYSVTEFNRMIKGYIEDNPNLKEFFLEGELSGVTYYKSGHLYFNLKDKEAQIKCVAFKYKFKRIAEDLKDGDSVKLFGDVGFYENRGDFQVLVRHIEKKNMLGDMFAKLEELKKEMEKKGYFSSLYKKPLPNYPRNIGVVTAITGAAVQDIIKTVKKRDNTINIYVYPAKVQGVGSSDEIVRGIEVLNQIPEIDMIIAGRGGGSIEDLWAFNEEKTAMAFFNSEKPIISAVGHEIDNLLTDLVADVRAATPTQAVELSVPERKRSIEGLEDRERYLNTLMKNILNKKRKELESRENNYYIKSFSKVIEEKNSVLVERERRLQQAITYYIEGKRNSLENKIQRLITLNPLKTLERGYSVVSKAGVSIKSVDDLEIGEEIDIRLNDGSISGRVEKIIKI, encoded by the coding sequence ATGTTTGAAGAGAGAACTTATTCAGTAACTGAATTTAATAGAATGATAAAAGGGTATATAGAAGACAACCCAAACTTGAAAGAGTTTTTTTTGGAAGGGGAGCTTTCAGGAGTAACCTATTATAAAAGTGGACATCTCTATTTTAATTTGAAAGATAAAGAAGCACAGATAAAGTGTGTGGCTTTCAAGTATAAATTTAAGAGAATAGCTGAAGATTTAAAAGATGGAGATTCAGTTAAATTATTTGGAGATGTTGGCTTTTATGAAAATAGAGGGGATTTCCAAGTTTTAGTTAGACATATTGAAAAGAAAAATATGTTGGGGGATATGTTTGCTAAGTTAGAAGAGTTAAAAAAAGAGATGGAAAAGAAGGGATATTTTTCATCTCTTTACAAAAAACCACTACCTAACTATCCAAGAAATATTGGTGTAGTTACAGCAATTACAGGAGCAGCTGTACAGGATATAATAAAAACAGTGAAAAAGAGAGATAATACTATAAATATATATGTGTATCCAGCTAAAGTACAGGGAGTGGGCTCAAGTGATGAGATAGTGAGAGGAATAGAGGTTCTAAATCAGATTCCTGAAATAGATATGATAATAGCTGGAAGAGGTGGAGGAAGTATAGAGGATCTATGGGCTTTTAATGAAGAAAAAACAGCTATGGCATTTTTTAACTCTGAAAAACCAATAATATCAGCAGTAGGGCATGAGATAGATAACCTTTTGACAGACTTGGTTGCAGATGTAAGAGCAGCTACTCCAACACAGGCAGTAGAGCTATCTGTTCCAGAGAGAAAGAGGAGTATAGAGGGATTAGAGGATAGAGAGAGATATCTAAATACCCTTATGAAGAACATATTAAATAAGAAGAGAAAAGAGTTAGAGAGCAGAGAGAACAACTACTACATAAAGAGTTTTTCAAAAGTGATAGAGGAGAAAAACAGTGTTTTAGTTGAGAGGGAGAGAAGGCTACAACAGGCTATTACCTATTACATAGAGGGTAAAAGAAATAGTTTGGAGAATAAGATACAGAGATTGATAACTTTAAATCCTCTAAAAACATTGGAAAGAGGGTATAGTGTTGTTAGTAAGGCTGGTGTTAGCATAAAAAGTGTAGATGATTTAGAGATAGGAGAGGAGATTGATATCAGATTAAATGATGGATCAATTTCAGGAAGAGTAGAGAAGATTATAAAGATTTGA
- the uvrB gene encoding excinuclease ABC subunit UvrB, which translates to MFKLHSKYTPMGDQPQAIKKIVENIDNGIADQVLLGVTGSGKTFTIANIIKETDRPALILAPNKTLAAQLYSEYKSFFPENAVEYFVSYYDYYQPEAYIAVTDTYIEKDSSVNDEIEKLRQAATAALINRRDVIIVASVSAIYGLGSAETYKKMTIPIDRKTGIGRKELIQRLISIRYERNDLAFERGKFRIKGDVIDIYPSYMESGYRLEFWDEDLEEISEINTLTGQKIKKNLERIMIYPATQYLTEDGDVERIIAEIQKDKIEEVKAFEEKGKLLEAQRLKQRTEYDIEMIREIGYCKGIENYSRYLSGKGVGETPDTLLQYFPKDFVTYIDESHISVPQIRGMYNGDRARKEALVDNGFRLKSALDNRPLRFEEFRRLTGQTVFVSATPGDFEMVESDGNIAEQLIRPTGILDPEIEVRPTKNQVDDLMEEIRVRAEKRERVLVTTLTKKMAEELTEYYLGLGIRVKYMHSDIDTLERIDIIKGLRKGEFDVLVGINLLREGLDIPEVSLVAILEADKEGFLRSRRSLVQTIGRAARNVEGRVILYGDILTDSMKAAIDETYRRRKIQNQYNIENGIDPKTVIREISEDVINLDYGLPEELTKDKDIKSFSSKSDIEKEIGKLEKEIVKLSKELDFENAIIKRDEMIKLKKLLLDF; encoded by the coding sequence ATGTTTAAATTACATTCTAAATATACTCCTATGGGAGATCAACCACAGGCAATAAAAAAAATAGTTGAGAATATAGATAATGGGATAGCAGACCAAGTACTTCTAGGGGTAACAGGATCTGGAAAGACTTTTACTATTGCTAATATAATAAAAGAGACAGATAGACCAGCACTTATATTAGCTCCAAACAAAACATTGGCGGCACAATTATATAGTGAATATAAATCATTTTTTCCAGAGAATGCTGTTGAATACTTTGTATCCTATTACGATTACTACCAACCAGAAGCATATATAGCTGTAACAGATACATATATAGAAAAAGATTCATCTGTAAATGATGAGATAGAAAAATTGAGACAGGCAGCAACAGCAGCTCTAATTAATAGAAGAGATGTAATAATAGTAGCTTCTGTATCGGCTATTTATGGATTAGGGTCAGCTGAGACATATAAGAAGATGACAATTCCTATTGATAGAAAAACAGGGATTGGTAGAAAAGAGCTAATCCAAAGATTAATAAGTATTAGGTATGAAAGAAATGATCTAGCTTTTGAAAGAGGAAAGTTTAGAATAAAGGGAGATGTAATAGATATATATCCTTCATATATGGAGAGTGGATATAGATTGGAGTTTTGGGACGAGGACTTAGAAGAGATCTCAGAGATAAATACTTTAACAGGACAAAAAATAAAAAAGAATCTAGAGAGAATAATGATATATCCAGCTACTCAATATTTGACTGAAGATGGAGATGTAGAAAGAATAATAGCAGAGATTCAAAAGGATAAGATAGAAGAGGTTAAAGCCTTTGAAGAGAAGGGAAAACTTTTGGAGGCTCAGAGATTGAAACAGAGGACAGAGTATGATATAGAGATGATAAGAGAGATTGGATATTGTAAGGGTATAGAAAACTATTCTAGATACCTATCAGGAAAGGGAGTAGGAGAGACACCGGATACACTATTACAGTATTTTCCAAAGGATTTTGTTACATATATTGACGAGTCACACATATCTGTTCCTCAGATTAGGGGAATGTATAATGGAGATAGAGCAAGAAAAGAAGCTTTGGTGGATAATGGATTCAGATTGAAATCAGCACTTGATAATAGACCTTTGAGATTTGAAGAGTTCCGAAGATTAACTGGACAGACAGTTTTTGTCTCAGCGACTCCAGGAGATTTTGAAATGGTTGAATCAGATGGAAATATAGCTGAACAATTGATTCGTCCAACAGGGATATTAGATCCTGAGATAGAGGTCAGACCAACTAAAAATCAAGTAGATGATCTAATGGAAGAGATAAGAGTGAGAGCAGAGAAGAGAGAGAGAGTTTTGGTTACAACGCTTACTAAAAAGATGGCAGAGGAACTCACAGAGTATTATTTGGGACTTGGAATTAGAGTTAAATATATGCACTCAGATATAGATACATTAGAGAGAATAGATATAATAAAAGGGTTACGTAAAGGTGAATTTGATGTATTGGTTGGGATAAACTTACTTAGAGAGGGATTGGATATACCAGAAGTTTCTCTTGTAGCTATACTGGAAGCAGATAAAGAGGGATTCTTAAGAAGTAGGCGTTCATTGGTCCAAACTATAGGAAGAGCAGCTAGAAATGTAGAGGGAAGAGTTATACTCTATGGAGATATTTTAACAGATTCTATGAAGGCAGCTATAGATGAAACATATAGAAGAAGAAAGATACAAAATCAGTATAATATAGAGAATGGTATAGATCCTAAGACAGTGATAAGAGAGATAAGTGAAGATGTTATAAATCTAGATTATGGACTACCAGAGGAATTGACAAAAGATAAAGATATCAAGAGTTTTAGTTCAAAGAGTGATATTGAGAAAGAGATAGGAAAACTTGAAAAAGAGATTGTAAAACTATCTAAGGAGCTGGATTTTGAAAATGCTATAATAAAAAGAGATGAGATGATAAAATTAAAAAAATTGTTACTAGATTTTTAA
- a CDS encoding YibE/F family protein yields the protein MKKIGVMIIVFSLTFLIFNEKIRECIDEKVLKKEQIGRVISIDNSNMITQGISRIGSQNLEVEILSGKYQGEVIEINNLLNGSMEYDEVYSTGDKILVAIWENEGEIVGKALSLLRMDKIVELGCIFIVLLLIYARGIGFKSLISFVGSVVIIWEYLIPALKDGENIFFITIITLVFLSALIIFLVAGFTRKGITAFLGTMSGLFTTASLTFLFGDIFRIDGMNQPFAQSVVFASAMRIDILKIFYSAIVIGASGAAMDIAMDMAATIEELKYHNPKISTPQLIKSGFNVGRSVIGTMTTTLLLAYSGGFLTLMMLFLERDMTLLQILNMKLITSEIIKIIIGSIGLVVVAPMTTYIGGVIYSLQIDMESILKKRCPLKKVFNIILK from the coding sequence TTGAAAAAAATAGGAGTTATGATAATAGTATTTTCTCTTACTTTTCTAATTTTTAATGAAAAAATAAGAGAATGTATAGATGAAAAAGTATTAAAAAAAGAGCAGATAGGGAGAGTTATATCAATAGATAACAGTAATATGATAACTCAAGGAATCTCTAGAATAGGAAGTCAAAATTTAGAAGTAGAGATATTAAGTGGAAAGTACCAAGGGGAAGTAATAGAGATAAATAATTTATTGAATGGTAGTATGGAATATGATGAGGTTTATTCAACTGGAGATAAAATTTTAGTTGCAATTTGGGAGAATGAGGGTGAAATAGTAGGGAAAGCACTATCGTTATTAAGAATGGATAAAATTGTGGAATTAGGTTGTATTTTTATAGTTTTATTATTAATCTATGCTAGAGGAATAGGATTTAAATCACTTATATCATTTGTGGGAAGTGTAGTAATAATTTGGGAATACTTAATACCTGCATTAAAAGATGGTGAAAATATATTTTTTATAACAATTATAACTTTAGTATTTTTATCGGCATTGATTATTTTTTTAGTAGCAGGATTTACACGAAAGGGTATCACAGCTTTTTTAGGAACAATGTCTGGATTATTTACTACAGCAAGTTTAACTTTTCTTTTTGGAGATATATTTAGGATAGATGGAATGAATCAGCCTTTTGCTCAAAGCGTTGTTTTTGCAAGTGCTATGAGAATAGATATATTAAAAATATTTTATTCAGCTATAGTGATAGGTGCAAGTGGAGCTGCAATGGATATAGCAATGGATATGGCAGCAACAATAGAGGAGTTAAAATATCATAATCCTAAAATTTCAACTCCTCAACTAATAAAATCTGGATTTAATGTAGGGAGATCTGTAATAGGAACAATGACAACCACATTGTTATTAGCATATTCAGGAGGATTTTTAACTTTAATGATGCTATTTTTAGAAAGAGATATGACATTGTTACAGATTTTAAATATGAAGCTGATAACTTCTGAAATAATTAAAATAATAATAGGGAGCATAGGGTTAGTGGTAGTAGCTCCAATGACAACTTATATAGGGGGAGTGATTTACTCTTTACAAATAGATATGGAGAGTATCTTAAAAAAGAGATGTCCACTTAAAAAAGTTTTTAATATAATTTTAAAATAA
- a CDS encoding tetratricopeptide repeat protein codes for MKKIVSLLFLMGSLVYGEGFLFWKGDSEKEKVDVSRQEMNQRWERIKELDQQISFDRDKWRLQKNYKEYKKEFDIYMDYLQNNSNELFNVGDYYFKNGRYEKAYEVFSRDNTNIKNVFGAATSARFLNDNENALRLYTQSIEMDPNFYEAYLGRGVINRNIGNYSEAINDFNKYMKYRQDEAVYTGLGDVYMITKNYGEAKNILEVGRNRYPNSKVIRDMLIRLYAELKNN; via the coding sequence ATGAAGAAGATAGTAAGTTTATTGTTTTTAATGGGAAGTTTGGTTTATGGAGAGGGATTTTTATTCTGGAAAGGGGACAGTGAAAAAGAGAAGGTAGATGTAAGTAGACAAGAGATGAATCAGAGATGGGAGAGAATAAAAGAGTTGGATCAACAGATCTCTTTTGATAGGGATAAATGGAGATTACAGAAGAATTATAAGGAGTATAAAAAGGAATTTGACATCTATATGGATTATCTACAAAACAACAGTAATGAGCTTTTTAATGTGGGAGATTACTACTTTAAAAATGGAAGATATGAAAAAGCTTATGAGGTTTTTTCAAGGGATAATACAAACATAAAGAATGTTTTTGGGGCAGCTACATCAGCAAGATTTTTAAATGACAATGAGAATGCATTGAGACTATACACTCAGAGTATAGAGATGGATCCTAATTTCTATGAAGCATATTTAGGAAGAGGGGTTATAAATAGAAATATTGGAAACTATTCAGAGGCTATCAATGATTTTAATAAGTATATGAAATATAGACAAGATGAAGCAGTATATACAGGGCTTGGAGATGTTTATATGATAACTAAAAATTATGGAGAAGCAAAAAATATATTGGAAGTTGGAAGAAATAGATATCCTAATTCGAAGGTAATAAGAGATATGTTAATAAGACTATATGCAGAGTTAAAAAATAATTAA